From the Candidatus Poribacteria bacterium genome, the window TCAACGGTTTGGACCTCAAGGAAATGGTTGCCAGATCCGAGGGTACCGAGTTGATTTTTGCCGCGTTCTAAGGCACGTTTGCTCGCAGCATCGGCGTTGGCGTGCTGGAGGAATCCGGTCGCTTCGGTAAAGTCAAGATCCCCGGGATGTCCGTATTCGCGCTCAATTGACCAGAGTGCCCCTTTTTCCAACATCTGACGTTCCTCTTGGACAGTCAAGCGAATTTTGCCTTTTGAACCGACACCACACGGAACGTTCTCAAACAACTTGGCGACGAGTGATTTCCGTTTTCCCTCAAGTTGCGAGACATCAAGGTTCGTACGGATGAGTCGGACACCACAATTGATGTCGTATCCGATGCCGCCGGGAGAGACGACACCATCTGCTTGGGGATCTGTCGCAGCGACACCACCGATAACAAACCCGTATCCCCAGTGTAAATCGGGCATTGCGAGGGAGTGCTTAACAATACCGGGAAGATGCGCAACGTTTGCGACCTGTTGCAGTGCTTCGTCACTTTTTGCCTGATCGAGAAGCTTTTCGTTGGCATAGATGATGCCGTCAACACGCATCCCTTTCATGTAGCTTTTCGGGATACGCCAGCGATATTCGTCGATCTTTTGAAGTGTTATGTTTCCTGCCATGTTAATCTCTCAACCAAACAAGTAGGGATACAGCACTCGCGCCAACGATGCCTACCGCGGGATAATAGACCCATTTCCAGCGGTTGTATTTCTTCTCCAGGGCTTTCCGCCGTTCCTGAATTTTCATAATCGCCTTTTTCGCTTTTTCGAGAGAGGCTGCATCATCGTAGAGTAACATCCAACGTTCAATGAACGCTTCATCTTGCTTGAGTTTGCGAATCTCAGCCTGCCAATCATCTAAAGGGGTCAGCCAATTTCCCAAACCGACGGTGCCGAGTATGACCAGCGTTGAAAGATAAAAAGTTTCAGCCTCAGTACGATTTGATGTTTTGTCAGGCGAATCATTTGATGTTCTATCGGCTGTTGCGACTGAAGCATTTGCCAATACCATTGCAAATATTAATATCCAGATACCCACAAAACGCAGTGTAAAGTTCATGATTATCCTCCGATAAGTTTGTGAAAAAAAGCATCATGCTTAGGAACACTCGAAGCGTTATGAATCAGTAATTTCGCTGATGGTTTATGTTACCGAGGGCATTCCATACAGGTTATACTACAAAAGAGTGCGCTGCGTAAATCTTAAGTTTGTATCAAATGCCCCTATGCGTTAGACTCATCTTCTGCATTCACCTAACCGGTACTCGCTTTCTGTCGGCTTATGCATCTACCTGTTCTTGGAAGGCGTGAAAGGAGACTACGATAGATGCCTCGATATTGAGTTGCTTGAGTCGGTTGAGGTCCGCAATAGCTTCAAGTGTAGGCGTGAGTGTCTGAACGTCAGCGTCAGGGAAGCGAGTGTTGAGGATAGCGAGGGTGCTTTCGATACTCGTCCGACGCGCCCCTTGTTCTATGCCTTGTTCTATACCGAGTTGATGTCCGCGTTGTTCGCTGAGTTCAATGATGGATGCTGCCATGTCTACGATCTCCTGATTCTGTGCATCCTCTCTTGTGAGGATACGAAGTAAGTCTTGATGTTCTGAGGCGTCTCTCCGGTGTAGGATCAGCAGGAAGATATACAAAATCGCACGCCTATACTGATCCGCATCGTCTGTGTGTAAATCCCTCAGCCCTTCTAAAGCCTCAAGGAGGGCTTGCCGCATCACAGGGGCATCGGAGTCCTCATGCTGTAAGATGCTCAACAACCATCCCAAGGGATGACCGGCTGCCGTCAACGCGTCGGGGGCCGTGGCTTTGACATCGAGGAGCAAGGCATCGAAAGTCGGGACGAAACGGGTAAGGACTTCCGGGATGTCCAAGAGTGGGGTGAGAGACAACGGTGCCCGCCATTCTCCTTTACCGGTATAAAAGACGATCGGCACGATAGGTGTCAGCTGCCACTCGCTCTGTGGACGTTTTTCTTC encodes:
- a CDS encoding Rpn family recombination-promoting nuclease/putative transposase, giving the protein MVIERELRELSNVSSHHFPDRSAKWLIRQREHLEAVLRMVAGQIADALDFAHVEQLNRSFISDELRPQESDMIFRVPFRSPTQTRQEVIVYLLIEHQSTVDPSMGLRLLSYMVQIWMEERRQWQEEKRPQSEWQLTPIVPIVFYTGKGEWRAPLSLTPLLDIPEVLTRFVPTFDALLLDVKATAPDALTAAGHPLGWLLSILQHEDSDAPVMRQALLEALEGLRDLHTDDADQYRRAILYIFLLILHRRDASEHQDLLRILTREDAQNQEIVDMAASIIELSEQRGHQLGIEQGIEQGARRTSIESTLAILNTRFPDADVQTLTPTLEAIADLNRLKQLNIEASIVVSFHAFQEQVDA